From Leptotrichia sp. OH3620_COT-345, one genomic window encodes:
- a CDS encoding AbrB/MazE/SpoVT family DNA-binding domain-containing protein — protein MGHIEGKYGIMEKRNRNISFYKAGNGVATRVNVPITWLKELGITENNKTVELVLDKENKTICIKKK, from the coding sequence ATGGGACACATAGAAGGGAAATATGGAATTATGGAAAAGAGAAACCGTAATATTTCTTTTTACAAAGCAGGAAACGGGGTTGCAACAAGAGTTAATGTTCCAATAACTTGGCTAAAAGAGTTAGGAATAACAGAAAATAATAAGACTGTTGAATTAGTTTTAGATAAAGAAAATAAAACTATCTGCATTAAAAAGAAATAA
- a CDS encoding ParA family protein, which translates to MKKIAIVNNKGGVGKTTTVFNLAHYFAKQGLKTLAIDTDPQLNLTTNFGVNPGEIKVSLGDYLLERVPEFVPEIVEENLHLISAGEAAEQDMAALQAEGPYYYQTLNDFLDYIKNQYDIVVIDTAPAFNAYTTSAIYASSVYPVLIPGINELNGLNATIDFTKELGKKISGIILIKKEKTALSDQVEEQLQQEFEGILLNKIIRKNVALAESIIMHQSIFEYASSSNGAKDYSKVAKEIMKKEGI; encoded by the coding sequence ATGAAAAAGATAGCGATTGTAAATAATAAAGGCGGAGTCGGAAAAACGACAACAGTGTTTAATCTCGCACATTATTTTGCAAAACAGGGATTAAAAACTTTAGCAATAGATACAGATCCACAACTGAATTTAACAACAAATTTCGGAGTAAATCCAGGAGAAATAAAAGTAAGCTTAGGAGATTATTTGCTGGAAAGAGTTCCGGAATTTGTTCCGGAGATAGTAGAGGAAAATTTGCATTTAATATCTGCAGGAGAAGCAGCAGAACAGGACATGGCAGCATTACAAGCTGAAGGACCGTATTATTATCAAACTTTAAATGATTTTTTGGACTATATAAAAAATCAATATGATATAGTTGTTATTGATACAGCTCCGGCATTTAATGCTTACACGACGTCGGCAATTTATGCATCAAGTGTCTATCCTGTTTTGATACCAGGTATAAATGAGCTTAACGGATTGAATGCAACTATTGATTTTACAAAAGAACTGGGGAAAAAAATATCGGGAATAATCTTGATAAAAAAAGAAAAAACTGCATTGTCAGATCAGGTGGAAGAACAACTGCAGCAAGAATTTGAAGGTATACTTTTAAATAAGATAATAAGAAAAAATGTCGCTCTTGCAGAAAGTATAATTATGCATCAATCAATATTTGAATATGCTAGCAGTTCGAATGGAGCAAAAGATTACAGCAAAGTTGCAAAAGAAATAATGAAAAAAGAGGGAATATAA
- a CDS encoding YopX family protein, with protein sequence MPDIKYRIWDYDFKRFVEKEFDFLINPKGELFIFRNDKLTFFNKEPYEIMQYIGLKDENGVEICQGDIVTDSFNRKMKVGIFIFPGNLYKN encoded by the coding sequence ATGCCAGATATAAAATATAGAATATGGGATTATGATTTTAAAAGGTTTGTTGAAAAGGAATTTGATTTTTTAATAAATCCAAAAGGAGAACTTTTTATATTCAGAAATGACAAACTAACTTTTTTTAACAAAGAGCCGTATGAAATAATGCAGTATATAGGGTTAAAGGATGAAAATGGAGTTGAAATTTGTCAGGGAGATATTGTAACAGATAGCTTTAATAGAAAAATGAAGGTAGGAATTTTTATATTTCCGGGTAACTTATATAAGAATTAA
- a CDS encoding DUF2786 domain-containing protein, giving the protein MDEKREKIIEKVKKLLKLSQKNSNAAEAESAALKAQKLMAEYKIEIANTEEIDEVSIEDTIFLKYGRKWSYLLAEIIANNFCCKTFIKGNYGVTFFGEKMDVEICKNVFFYLYKYGDRTAKKLIRDLKKNGHNTRAAYNVFAEGYCSGIRKKLNEQCKALVLVIPEHVQKTFNERAKNMKGIEATLNTEYIDPAIFNMYDVGKKEGYTAMDRSRTAIT; this is encoded by the coding sequence ATGGATGAAAAACGTGAAAAAATAATAGAAAAAGTAAAAAAATTACTTAAATTAAGTCAAAAAAATTCAAATGCTGCCGAAGCTGAATCGGCGGCATTAAAAGCACAAAAATTAATGGCTGAATATAAAATAGAAATTGCAAATACTGAAGAAATAGATGAAGTTTCTATTGAGGATACTATATTTTTAAAGTATGGAAGAAAATGGAGTTATTTGCTTGCGGAAATAATAGCGAATAATTTCTGTTGTAAAACTTTTATAAAAGGAAACTACGGAGTTACATTTTTTGGAGAAAAAATGGATGTAGAAATATGTAAAAATGTATTTTTCTATTTATACAAGTATGGAGATAGGACAGCCAAAAAATTAATAAGAGATTTAAAGAAAAATGGACATAATACAAGAGCCGCATATAATGTTTTTGCTGAAGGTTATTGTAGTGGAATAAGAAAAAAACTTAATGAGCAATGTAAAGCCTTAGTTTTAGTAATCCCGGAACATGTCCAAAAGACTTTTAATGAAAGAGCAAAAAATATGAAAGGAATTGAAGCAACATTAAATACAGAATACATTGATCCCGCAATTTTTAATATGTATGATGTAGGGAAGAAAGAAGGTTACACTGCAATGGATAGAAGCAGAACAGCAATTACATAA
- a CDS encoding AbrB/MazE/SpoVT family DNA-binding domain-containing protein, with amino-acid sequence MKKRDLNISFYKAGNTLATRLNLPIPWVRQLNITPESREIELLFDEEKEEIIIRKKK; translated from the coding sequence ATGAAAAAAAGGGATTTAAATATTTCTTTTTACAAAGCCGGAAATACTTTGGCTACAAGATTAAATTTACCAATTCCTTGGGTCAGACAGTTAAATATAACTCCTGAAAGTAGGGAAATAGAACTGTTATTTGATGAAGAGAAGGAAGAAATTATAATTAGAAAAAAGAAATAA
- a CDS encoding AbrB/MazE/SpoVT family DNA-binding domain-containing protein — protein sequence MERRDGKVSFHKSGSGRGAKVTIPIPWLRKMGISEEDREITFTFDEEASKVIIEKK from the coding sequence ATGGAAAGAAGAGACGGAAAAGTTTCTTTTCATAAATCAGGAAGCGGCAGAGGTGCAAAAGTTACCATTCCTATCCCATGGTTAAGAAAAATGGGAATTTCAGAAGAAGATAGAGAAATAACTTTTACTTTTGATGAAGAAGCTTCTAAAGTGATTATTGAGAAGAAATAA
- a CDS encoding YopX family protein, giving the protein MREIKFRIFDKEKNDFVTGNQGSTYSLSTGGKVWDLSRDSKKLFPVEGLEVSECIGLHDDFGNLIFEGDILLSSNEYGIFLQLIGFGDNDMEYGSMLTGFKIVNGKTLESDNYEINDFKPFTQDLIKKYKIPTMVEDNMIQDGWWIIGNKYQNPELMNLLEEK; this is encoded by the coding sequence ATGAGAGAAATAAAATTCAGAATTTTTGATAAAGAAAAGAATGATTTTGTCACAGGAAATCAGGGGAGTACATACTCTCTTTCTACAGGTGGTAAAGTATGGGATTTGAGCAGGGACAGTAAGAAGTTGTTTCCTGTTGAAGGTTTGGAAGTATCTGAATGTATAGGATTACATGATGATTTCGGAAATTTAATATTTGAAGGAGATATACTACTCTCTTCAAATGAGTATGGAATATTCCTGCAGCTAATAGGTTTTGGAGATAATGATATGGAATATGGGAGTATGTTGACTGGATTTAAAATAGTTAATGGAAAAACACTGGAGAGTGATAATTATGAAATTAATGATTTTAAACCTTTTACACAAGATTTAATTAAAAAATATAAAATACCTACAATGGTTGAAGATAATATGATACAAGATGGTTGGTGGATAATTGGTAATAAGTATCAAAATCCTGAGTTAATGAATTTGTTGGAGGAAAAATGA
- a CDS encoding DNA adenine methylase gives MVLQRHGNKKVLFKKIERYIPEHEIYIEPFFGAGSVFFLKERAKYNFLNDLDNEVFNLFQVIKNKPVQFKNLFRMVPKHKQQFKYWKEHPEKIDTWQAVRFIYLTNFSFMATRHTMRTSVGNPKFLTLMRIKETFDALMDTTFDNLPYEKFIKNLSLENKKNKNKIFIYCDPPYINTINPYNTPKWGEQDLKKLVEFLVGYGERFMISEFNSPEVLKIAEEYKLKIQVIGERRNIGNRRTEIIIKNY, from the coding sequence GTGGTATTACAAAGACATGGTAATAAAAAAGTATTATTTAAAAAAATTGAAAGATATATTCCGGAACATGAAATTTATATAGAACCTTTTTTCGGAGCAGGAAGTGTATTTTTTCTTAAGGAAAGAGCAAAATATAATTTCCTGAATGACTTGGATAATGAAGTATTTAATTTATTTCAGGTCATTAAGAACAAACCGGTACAGTTTAAAAATTTGTTTAGAATGGTTCCTAAACATAAGCAGCAGTTTAAATACTGGAAAGAACATCCTGAAAAAATAGATACATGGCAGGCTGTCCGTTTTATATATCTGACAAATTTTTCTTTTATGGCAACAAGGCATACAATGAGAACAAGTGTAGGAAATCCTAAATTTTTAACATTAATGAGGATAAAAGAAACTTTTGATGCATTAATGGATACAACATTTGACAATTTGCCATATGAAAAATTTATAAAGAATCTATCTTTGGAAAATAAAAAGAATAAAAATAAAATTTTTATATATTGTGACCCGCCATACATAAATACAATTAATCCTTATAATACTCCAAAATGGGGCGAACAGGATTTAAAAAAATTAGTAGAATTTTTGGTCGGTTACGGGGAACGGTTTATGATATCTGAATTTAATTCTCCTGAAGTATTAAAAATAGCGGAAGAATATAAATTAAAAATACAAGTAATAGGCGAGAGAAGAAATATAGGAAATCGTCGGACAGAAATTATAATTAAAAATTATTAG
- a CDS encoding Abi family protein, translating to MDKPFKTFSEQVKILNTRMKTDEKTIYYLMRNNYYSIINFYKDPFIVNRRKEIYRDGTHFNDLKSLYEFDRNLRTLFFNYLTQIERFFKTMVAYHFSEYHDVNKVETYLDENNYFKRKKTRQTITDIITILKNIKNNDKLPIISHYHRTNKDNIPFWIVIHFLTFGELSKLYSILTNDVKNKVVASCQELFKTEYGADLIIDKLFIGSFLKACSRFRNAAGHNERFYNYTLKEFLNIANTSGITNNNKKLFSIYEGLKFFLPKEEYEKLTDELKKLITSLEKNLNTDWENKDKNKKYNVLSINNILELMDFPSDWQNK from the coding sequence TTGGACAAACCTTTTAAAACTTTTTCAGAACAGGTTAAAATATTAAATACTCGTATGAAAACTGATGAAAAAACTATATATTATTTAATGAGAAATAATTATTATTCCATTATAAATTTTTATAAAGACCCTTTTATAGTAAATAGAAGAAAAGAAATATATCGTGACGGAACTCATTTTAATGATTTAAAATCTTTATATGAGTTTGATAGAAATTTAAGGACTTTATTTTTTAACTATCTTACTCAAATCGAGAGATTTTTTAAAACTATGGTTGCTTATCATTTTTCTGAATATCATGATGTAAATAAAGTAGAAACTTACTTAGATGAAAACAATTATTTTAAAAGAAAAAAAACAAGACAAACCATTACAGATATAATTACAATTCTCAAAAATATAAAAAATAATGACAAATTACCTATTATTTCTCATTATCACAGAACTAATAAAGATAATATTCCTTTTTGGATTGTCATACATTTTTTAACTTTCGGGGAATTGAGTAAACTTTACTCTATTTTAACTAACGATGTAAAGAATAAAGTTGTTGCTTCCTGTCAAGAACTTTTTAAAACCGAATATGGAGCTGATTTAATAATAGATAAACTTTTTATAGGATCTTTCTTAAAAGCTTGTTCCAGATTTAGAAATGCTGCTGGACACAACGAACGTTTCTATAACTATACACTTAAAGAATTTTTAAATATAGCAAATACATCTGGAATAACGAACAATAACAAAAAATTATTTTCAATTTATGAAGGACTGAAGTTTTTTTTACCTAAAGAGGAGTATGAAAAATTAACAGATGAATTAAAAAAATTAATAACAAGTTTAGAAAAAAATTTAAACACTGATTGGGAAAATAAAGATAAAAATAAAAAATATAATGTTCTTTCTATAAATAACATTTTAGAATTAATGGATTTCCCTTCAGATTGGCAAAATAAATAG
- the terL gene encoding phage terminase large subunit gives MEIKSKIQAEVLKRKIYKEKARRSLLEFLIYDGEGRYKRAKHIEFLTKKVQEFIEKVESGQSPRMYICMPPRHSKSETTTKKMPAWVVGNKPDWEIIIAAYNADLAGDFGKIARDTYKKHNKTGTGVFKTELDKDKSAGSDWGINLHRGSVVSTGVGGSATGKGAHIAIIDDPFKNREDANSKIQREKVWSWYQSTIRTRLAPGGGIIIIQTRWHDDDLVGKIIKEMKDGTGELFEGIVLPAIAEENDILGREPGEPLWPERYSLKELESIRKAIGEREFISLYQQRPQAEDGGLFKRQFFKYFKVVEKRYIEINTEIGIKRIDTKECFCFQTIDTALTVKKNSDSTAIATWVVDKEYNLYLIDLFLAKIEVPDQWATIKQYRTKYDGFLKFQAIETKSSGIGIKQQAEREGISLKELIADVDKTTRALAISVMFESGKVYFYKDLPNLLELEEQLLKFPNAAHDDAVDVCSYAGIVINELNKMFLRYERRFIGV, from the coding sequence ATGGAGATAAAGAGTAAAATTCAAGCGGAAGTTTTAAAAAGAAAAATATATAAAGAAAAGGCAAGAAGAAGTTTGCTTGAATTTTTGATTTATGATGGAGAAGGAAGGTATAAGAGAGCAAAGCATATAGAATTTTTAACAAAAAAAGTTCAGGAATTTATAGAAAAAGTAGAATCAGGACAATCTCCCAGAATGTATATATGTATGCCGCCGAGACATTCTAAAAGTGAAACTACAACAAAGAAAATGCCCGCTTGGGTTGTAGGAAATAAACCTGACTGGGAAATAATAATTGCAGCCTATAATGCAGATTTGGCAGGAGATTTTGGGAAAATAGCAAGGGATACATATAAAAAACATAATAAAACAGGAACAGGAGTTTTTAAAACAGAGTTAGATAAAGATAAGTCTGCAGGCTCTGATTGGGGAATAAATTTACATAGAGGCTCTGTTGTTAGTACTGGAGTAGGAGGAAGTGCTACGGGAAAAGGAGCACATATTGCAATAATAGATGATCCTTTTAAAAATAGAGAAGATGCAAATAGTAAAATTCAAAGAGAAAAGGTGTGGAGTTGGTATCAGTCCACTATTCGTACGAGGTTAGCTCCGGGCGGTGGAATTATAATAATTCAAACCCGATGGCACGATGATGATCTTGTAGGAAAAATTATTAAAGAAATGAAAGACGGCACAGGAGAATTATTTGAAGGAATAGTACTTCCTGCAATAGCAGAAGAAAATGATATTTTAGGAAGAGAACCGGGAGAGCCTTTATGGCCAGAAAGATATTCCTTGAAAGAACTGGAATCTATAAGGAAAGCTATAGGAGAAAGAGAATTTATTTCTCTATATCAGCAACGTCCACAGGCAGAAGATGGGGGATTATTTAAAAGACAATTTTTTAAATACTTTAAGGTCGTAGAGAAAAGATATATAGAAATTAATACGGAAATAGGAATTAAAAGAATAGATACAAAAGAATGTTTTTGTTTTCAAACTATAGATACCGCTTTAACTGTTAAAAAAAATAGTGACTCTACGGCAATAGCTACATGGGTTGTTGATAAAGAATATAATCTATATTTAATAGATTTATTTCTGGCCAAAATAGAAGTACCTGACCAATGGGCAACAATAAAACAATATAGAACCAAATATGACGGATTTTTAAAATTTCAGGCTATAGAAACAAAATCTTCGGGCATAGGAATTAAACAGCAGGCAGAACGAGAAGGAATATCATTGAAAGAATTAATTGCTGACGTAGATAAGACAACAAGAGCATTAGCAATATCTGTAATGTTTGAAAGCGGGAAAGTATATTTTTATAAAGACTTGCCTAATTTATTGGAATTAGAAGAACAACTATTGAAATTTCCAAACGCAGCACACGATGATGCAGTAGATGTTTGTTCTTATGCAGGGATAGTAATAAATGAATTAAATAAAATGTTTTTAAGATACGAGAGAAGATTTATAGGAGTGTGA
- a CDS encoding tyrosine-type recombinase/integrase, producing MLQDFEQYLKNKYYSQNTVKTYLANFKKFLVDMHIINVEQLNNEIFFAYRADLQNKKLKGQTINTKFEAIRSFLKFLYNSKNIVAPACEVKQARLRIRLPEIKIRIYDRFYKKELSINEIKRVLRTINKDPNKFYRLRNTILIQLLASTGLRISEALQINIDAAITGRVEVVGKRNKIRTVLIPATVVKVCREFRKHRKELYLKNQKLFIDLQDNVIKSQTCGKMLKKYGVSAKVKLQKLFLHNLRHFYTIDCINQGMDLNTIAQNLGIEDMEVLKIYQSRNLKHLQEQTNKKGRRLLV from the coding sequence ATGTTGCAAGACTTTGAGCAGTATCTAAAAAATAAATATTATTCACAAAATACTGTAAAAACGTATCTTGCAAATTTTAAAAAATTTCTGGTCGATATGCATATAATTAATGTCGAACAGCTTAATAATGAAATATTTTTTGCTTACAGAGCTGATCTGCAGAATAAAAAATTAAAAGGGCAAACCATTAATACAAAGTTTGAAGCTATCAGAAGTTTTTTAAAATTTCTATATAATTCAAAAAATATAGTTGCCCCTGCCTGTGAAGTAAAACAGGCAAGATTGAGAATAAGGCTGCCTGAAATAAAAATACGGATATATGACAGATTTTATAAAAAAGAATTATCTATAAATGAAATAAAAAGGGTTTTACGAACCATAAATAAAGATCCTAATAAATTTTATAGACTGAGAAATACAATACTTATCCAATTGCTTGCAAGTACGGGACTTAGGATTTCTGAAGCCTTACAGATAAACATAGATGCAGCAATAACAGGACGGGTCGAAGTAGTAGGAAAAAGGAATAAAATCCGTACAGTACTTATTCCTGCCACTGTAGTTAAAGTTTGTCGGGAATTTAGGAAGCATCGTAAAGAGTTGTATTTAAAAAATCAAAAATTATTTATAGATCTGCAGGATAATGTAATCAAATCGCAAACTTGCGGGAAAATGCTTAAAAAATACGGAGTTTCAGCAAAAGTAAAACTACAAAAGTTATTTTTACATAATTTACGACATTTTTATACAATAGACTGTATAAATCAGGGTATGGACCTTAATACTATTGCCCAAAATTTAGGTATAGAGGATATGGAAGTCCTTAAAATATATCAATCAAGGAATTTAAAACATTTACAGGAACAGACTAACAAAAAAGGAAGGCGATTACTTGTTTAA
- a CDS encoding replication initiation protein, with protein MRNKKEVVVYQNEFVDKFVLDYKQKELDLFFGIIFQMQKDSKIIEFKKEDIKKLIKTSNITTDDFTNLIKSLSRQSIRYKTTEQIIDEDTGKILANPGAFITINFFDMLIEEGEKVTIKIKKEFQRYFFEIQKDLGFSKHELQDLLKLSSRYEKLLFILLNRWKTFNRVFSTDFEEFKTKLNIPSSYKNNDIKRMIEKAKISIEKHTKIKFEFEFVKKGRKVEKINFYISNTLREMLIKAKDENTKEIERRVLLAGLRANDIDIENIDNIDIDEF; from the coding sequence ATGAGAAATAAAAAAGAAGTAGTAGTTTATCAAAATGAGTTTGTTGATAAATTTGTATTAGATTATAAACAGAAAGAATTAGATTTATTTTTTGGAATTATATTTCAAATGCAGAAGGATTCCAAAATTATTGAGTTTAAAAAAGAAGATATAAAAAAATTAATTAAAACGAGTAATATAACAACAGATGATTTTACTAATTTAATAAAAAGTCTATCAAGACAATCGATTCGTTATAAAACGACGGAACAAATAATAGATGAAGATACAGGGAAAATTTTGGCAAATCCGGGAGCATTTATCACGATAAACTTTTTTGATATGCTGATAGAAGAAGGAGAAAAAGTAACTATCAAGATAAAAAAAGAGTTTCAACGGTATTTTTTTGAAATCCAAAAAGATTTAGGATTTTCAAAACATGAATTGCAGGATTTATTGAAACTATCTTCCAGATATGAAAAATTATTATTTATTCTGTTAAATAGGTGGAAAACCTTTAACAGAGTATTTTCAACTGACTTTGAAGAATTTAAGACAAAGCTTAATATCCCAAGTAGCTATAAAAACAATGACATAAAAAGAATGATTGAAAAAGCTAAGATATCAATTGAAAAACATACAAAAATAAAATTTGAATTTGAATTTGTAAAAAAGGGAAGAAAAGTAGAAAAAATAAATTTCTATATTTCAAATACTTTGAGAGAGATGCTCATAAAAGCAAAAGATGAGAATACAAAAGAAATCGAAAGAAGAGTATTACTGGCAGGATTAAGAGCAAATGATATTGATATTGAAAATATTGATAATATCGACATTGATGAATTTTAA
- a CDS encoding tyrosine-type recombinase/integrase, giving the protein MNDIVVKGIYNQKIDLVEYDKKNYYIENDIKYLKIQEYMELERSIQNDFHKLLIRFLFETAARISEALECSIKDIDFKYGKVQLINAKQRKEAKRECIVSKELMNMILLHIGKYKLEKKDKLFTRVTAAGKKVYRRTGAFTMIKKYGNEILGYDWLSPHTFRHTRAIHLLSESIDVIKVQKFLAHKSVMNTLVYLQYINRDVEKSVIQANASIGIY; this is encoded by the coding sequence ATGAATGATATAGTTGTAAAAGGAATTTATAATCAAAAAATTGATTTAGTGGAGTATGATAAAAAGAACTACTATATTGAGAATGATATAAAATATCTTAAAATACAGGAATATATGGAGCTTGAAAGAAGTATTCAGAATGATTTTCACAAATTATTGATACGTTTTCTTTTTGAAACTGCAGCGAGAATAAGTGAAGCATTAGAATGCAGCATTAAGGATATTGATTTTAAATACGGTAAGGTTCAACTGATAAATGCTAAACAAAGAAAAGAAGCTAAAAGAGAATGTATTGTATCTAAAGAATTGATGAACATGATATTACTACATATAGGGAAATATAAATTAGAAAAAAAAGATAAATTATTTACTAGAGTAACTGCAGCAGGAAAAAAAGTGTATAGAAGAACAGGAGCATTTACTATGATAAAAAAATATGGAAATGAAATATTAGGATATGATTGGTTAAGTCCACATACTTTTAGACATACAAGAGCAATACACTTATTAAGTGAAAGTATTGATGTTATTAAAGTACAAAAATTTTTAGCACATAAAAGTGTAATGAATACATTAGTTTATTTACAATATATAAATAGAGATGTTGAAAAAAGTGTTATACAGGCTAATGCGAGCATAGGTATATATTAG
- a CDS encoding XRE family transcriptional regulator, whose translation MKFEVDDNKMLRFAEFLRNLRNEKKYTLEQIKKATGIGISDINQLENGMRKKINPFHLVALSNIYKINVLKFYEMLGYINKEKIDSYVEKEAIEKNVAEIFDEKSNMFEKIPLFSSVAAGAGKIVDEIPETYIQVPLSGKNFRAAYISGDSMEPTLVNGGIVVFDPHVEKLKNGDIGVFYLNGEYFVKRFYKGSQGVFLQSDNHIYMPMLVKEHDDFKIWGKCTGTINEL comes from the coding sequence ATGAAATTTGAAGTTGATGATAATAAAATGCTTCGATTTGCAGAATTTTTAAGAAATTTAAGAAATGAAAAAAAATATACTTTAGAACAAATTAAAAAAGCTACAGGAATAGGAATTTCTGATATAAATCAATTAGAAAACGGCATGAGAAAAAAAATCAATCCTTTTCATCTGGTTGCACTTTCAAACATATATAAAATTAATGTATTAAAATTTTATGAGATGTTAGGTTACATAAATAAAGAAAAAATTGACAGTTACGTTGAAAAAGAAGCAATTGAAAAAAATGTGGCAGAAATTTTTGATGAAAAATCAAATATGTTTGAAAAGATTCCTTTGTTTTCTTCTGTAGCTGCAGGAGCAGGAAAAATTGTTGATGAAATCCCGGAAACATATATTCAAGTACCTCTTTCCGGAAAAAATTTCCGAGCTGCATATATAAGTGGCGACAGTATGGAGCCAACTTTAGTCAACGGTGGAATAGTTGTTTTCGATCCCCACGTAGAAAAGCTGAAAAACGGTGACATAGGAGTTTTTTATCTGAATGGCGAATATTTTGTCAAAAGATTTTATAAAGGCTCTCAGGGGGTCTTTTTACAAAGCGACAATCATATATATATGCCCATGCTTGTAAAAGAACATGATGATTTTAAAATATGGGGAAAGTGTACCGGCACTATTAACGAACTTTAG